Proteins found in one Prosthecobacter debontii genomic segment:
- a CDS encoding alpha/beta hydrolase produces MFSPRLLPSLLILALGCSVPLTHGQAPKKSDPKVTSAKKKKAEPAFSWVAPLENAEWAAKILPPTMKHATFTSPSMGVEVGYYIYLPPGYEKGAARYPVVYHLHGGRPGAENKAARLARYVDEAIAKGTIEPTIYVFPNGGPVSWYDMPEMKQGMGESVFVKELVPHIDATYRTWGTREGRALEGYSQGGRGTTRIMFKHPELFLSVAPGGSGYGPEKHIQDNEGYESETLRFLPLGYNAWDLAKAYQARPQAERPALNILIWDGTKCFNYDFNLQYSAYLKELGISHQFLSIPEVPHTVTGSYDVKGDAIMQHHQKTFAAHRPKA; encoded by the coding sequence ATGTTTTCCCCTCGTCTGTTACCTTCGCTACTGATCCTCGCCCTTGGATGCTCCGTGCCCCTGACTCACGGGCAAGCTCCGAAGAAGTCGGATCCGAAAGTGACCTCGGCGAAGAAAAAGAAAGCGGAACCCGCCTTTAGCTGGGTGGCACCGCTGGAGAATGCGGAGTGGGCGGCGAAGATCCTGCCGCCGACGATGAAGCATGCCACCTTCACCAGCCCCTCCATGGGCGTTGAGGTGGGGTATTACATCTATCTGCCACCGGGATACGAGAAAGGCGCGGCACGTTATCCGGTGGTTTATCACCTGCATGGAGGAAGGCCCGGTGCGGAAAACAAGGCGGCACGGCTGGCACGTTATGTGGATGAAGCCATCGCGAAGGGAACGATCGAGCCCACCATCTATGTGTTTCCCAATGGCGGGCCGGTGAGCTGGTATGACATGCCGGAGATGAAGCAGGGGATGGGGGAGTCGGTTTTCGTGAAGGAATTGGTCCCGCACATTGACGCCACTTATCGCACCTGGGGCACGCGTGAAGGGCGAGCGCTGGAGGGCTATTCTCAAGGGGGACGCGGCACCACCCGGATCATGTTCAAGCACCCCGAGCTGTTCCTCTCCGTGGCCCCCGGTGGCTCGGGGTATGGACCGGAGAAACACATCCAGGACAATGAAGGCTATGAGTCCGAAACGCTGCGTTTTCTACCCCTGGGTTACAATGCCTGGGATCTCGCCAAGGCCTATCAAGCACGGCCTCAAGCCGAGCGTCCGGCGCTGAACATCCTTATCTGGGATGGCACGAAGTGTTTCAACTACGACTTCAATCTCCAGTATTCCGCCTATCTCAAAGAGCTCGGCATTTCTCATCAGTTTCTTTCCATTCCGGAGGTCCCGCATACGGTGACTGGTAGCTATGATGTGAAGGGAGATGCGATCATGCAGCATCATCAGAAGACCTTCGCTGCGCATCGCCCCAAGGCCTAA
- a CDS encoding alpha/beta hydrolase family esterase — MQRRFFLFLLAACGMVSGAVAAEPLIRKEWQVDGVTREALLHIPATAHEVAAPVVFAFHGHGGRMASAVRSFSMHTLWPEALVVYMQGLNTPGRLTDPEGKKPGWQHAAGDQGDRDLKFFDAVLASLKADYRVDTRRIYSMGHSNGGGFTYLLWAERGDVFAALAPSAAPATRSLSKLKPKPLMHLAGENDPLVKFEWQQATINFVRKLNQCGEGMTWDQDANCTLYPSAIGTPVVTALHPGGHEFLKDGPPLIVKFFKQHAKKE, encoded by the coding sequence ATGCAAAGACGATTCTTTCTTTTCCTCCTGGCTGCATGTGGCATGGTGAGCGGAGCTGTGGCTGCGGAGCCGCTGATTCGCAAAGAATGGCAGGTGGACGGCGTCACTCGGGAGGCTCTTCTGCACATCCCCGCGACAGCGCATGAGGTGGCTGCACCGGTGGTGTTTGCCTTTCACGGTCACGGTGGGCGCATGGCCTCGGCGGTACGCAGTTTCTCCATGCATACCCTGTGGCCTGAGGCGCTGGTGGTTTACATGCAGGGGCTGAATACCCCCGGGCGGCTGACGGATCCCGAGGGTAAGAAGCCCGGCTGGCAACACGCCGCCGGTGATCAGGGCGACCGCGACCTGAAGTTCTTCGATGCCGTGCTGGCAAGTCTGAAGGCCGACTATCGCGTGGATACCCGCCGCATCTACAGCATGGGTCACTCCAACGGCGGCGGCTTCACCTACCTGCTGTGGGCGGAGCGTGGGGATGTCTTTGCGGCCCTGGCCCCCTCGGCTGCTCCGGCGACACGCAGTCTGTCGAAGCTGAAACCCAAACCGTTGATGCATCTGGCGGGTGAAAACGATCCGCTGGTGAAGTTCGAGTGGCAGCAGGCGACGATCAACTTTGTGCGCAAGCTGAATCAATGTGGGGAAGGCATGACCTGGGATCAGGATGCCAACTGCACGCTCTATCCCTCCGCCATCGGCACCCCGGTGGTGACGGCCCTGCATCCGGGTGGGCATGAGTTTCTCAAGGACGGTCCGCCACTGATCGTGAAGTTCTTCAAGCAGCATGCGAAGAAAGAGTGA
- a CDS encoding sialate O-acetylesterase: MKPHLLLSFWLGLSLAAPLTLPHAAQAEAAVKAEKTAKKGKAQAKAKSKEGRINTPPPTHPPLQSVEVTQLPEGTDHVDLYLLIGQSNMKGRGFMPETPKRDPRVIMMHLRDDHWYLARHPLHLVGDAQTFVGHDNAGVGPGLAFAEEMAAQVPQAVVALVPAAVGGSSITLWQKGAKLYDEALRRVKLALTETAPVKGRLRGVLWLQGEANAKPTDLPLHEERLLKLVDDLRADLSQPDLPFIACTIGEMGDVSRLTDKAAMNEILLALPGKRANTGCVDARDLKTHIGDNVHFDTAAQEEIGRRFAKALEKLGSTQASR; encoded by the coding sequence ATGAAACCTCATTTGTTACTCTCCTTTTGGTTGGGTTTGTCCTTGGCAGCTCCTTTAACCCTGCCTCATGCGGCCCAGGCGGAGGCTGCGGTGAAGGCCGAGAAAACCGCGAAGAAAGGTAAGGCTCAAGCTAAAGCGAAGAGCAAGGAAGGCCGCATCAATACACCGCCGCCGACGCATCCACCGCTCCAGTCGGTCGAGGTGACCCAGCTTCCCGAGGGCACGGATCACGTGGATCTCTACCTTCTCATCGGCCAGTCCAACATGAAGGGCCGCGGTTTCATGCCTGAGACCCCGAAACGTGATCCGCGTGTGATCATGATGCACCTGCGTGATGACCACTGGTATCTGGCCCGGCATCCGCTGCATCTGGTGGGGGATGCTCAGACCTTCGTCGGACACGACAATGCAGGCGTGGGCCCCGGGTTAGCCTTTGCGGAAGAGATGGCGGCTCAGGTGCCTCAGGCGGTGGTGGCGCTCGTGCCCGCAGCCGTGGGAGGCTCCTCCATCACACTGTGGCAAAAGGGTGCTAAACTGTATGATGAAGCCCTGCGGCGTGTGAAGCTGGCGCTGACAGAGACGGCTCCAGTGAAGGGTCGGCTGCGCGGGGTGCTGTGGCTGCAAGGCGAGGCCAATGCCAAACCGACCGACCTACCGCTGCATGAAGAGCGATTGCTGAAACTGGTGGATGATCTGCGGGCGGATTTGAGTCAACCCGACTTGCCTTTCATCGCCTGCACGATCGGCGAGATGGGAGATGTCTCACGTCTGACGGATAAAGCGGCCATGAATGAGATCCTGCTGGCTCTGCCCGGCAAGCGAGCAAACACCGGCTGCGTGGATGCACGTGATTTGAAGACCCACATCGGTGATAACGTCCACTTTGACACCGCCGCTCAGGAAGAGATCGGTCGGAGGTTTGCCAAAGCATTAGAGAAGCTGGGCTCCACCCAGGCTAGCCGCTAA